A stretch of Brassica rapa cultivar Chiifu-401-42 chromosome A08, CAAS_Brap_v3.01, whole genome shotgun sequence DNA encodes these proteins:
- the LOC103833480 gene encoding myrosinase MA1 — protein MKHLGLILAFLLALATCKADEEITCEENLPFKCSQPDRLNSSSFEKDFIFGVASSAYQIEGCLGRGLNVWDGFTHRYPNKSGPDHGNGDTTCDSFSYWQKDIDVLDELNATGYRFSIAWSRIIPRGKRSRGVNKDGINYYHGLIDGLIDKGITPFVTLFHWDLPQVLQDEYEGFLDPQIIHDFKDYANLCFQEFGHKVKNWLTINQLYTVPTRGYGAGSDAPGRCSPMVDPTCYAGNSSTEPYIVAHNQLLAHATVVDLYRKNYSHQGGKIGPVMITRWFLPYNDTDPDSIAATERMKEFFLGWFMGPLTNGTYPQIMIDTVGDRLPSFSPEESNLVKGSYDFLGLNYYVTQYAQPSPNPVHWANHTAMMDAGAKLTYINASNHYIGPLFEANSDETENSYYYPKGIYYVMDYFKTKYYNPLIYVTENGISTPGNETRDESMFDYKRIEYLCSHLCFLSKVIKEKHVNVKGYFAWSLGDNYEFDKGFTVRFGLSYIDWNNVTDRDLKLSGKWYQKFISPAIKNPLKKDFLRSSLTFEKNKKFADA, from the exons ATGAAGCATCTTGGGCTCATATTAGCTTTTCTACTAGCTCTGGCAACTTGCAAAGCTGATGAAGAAATAACTTGCGAAGAGAACCTGCCATTCAAATGTAGTCAACCTGATCGTCTCAACAGTAGCAGCTTCGAGAAAGACTTCATCTTCGGTGTTGCATCTTCTGCTTACCAG atTGAAGGTTGCCTAGGTCGTGGACTTAACGTTTGGGATGGTTTCACACACCGATACCCAA ATAAATCAGGACCCGATCATGGAAATGGAGACACTACTTGTGACTCATTTTCATACTGGCAG AAAGATATAGATGTGCTGGACGAACTCAACGCTACTGGTTACAGATTCTCCATTGCGTGGTCAAGAATCATTCCAA GAGGAAAGAGGAGCAGGGGAGTAAACAAAGATGGTATTAACTACTACCACGGACTCATAGATGGACTCATCGACAAGGGCATAACACCTTTCGTTACGCTCTTTCACTGGGACCTTCCTCAAGTACTACAAGATGAATATGAAGGTTTTTTGGACCCCCAGATCAT ACACGATTTCAAAGATTACGCGAATCTGTGTTTCCAAGAATTTGGTCATAAAGTAAAGAACTGGCTCACGATCAACCAGCTCTACACAGTGCCTACGAGAGGCTACGGAGCAGGATCAGATGCACCCGGTAGATGTTCTCCAATGGTTGATCCTACCTGTTACGCCGGTAATTCTTCAACTGAACCCTATATCGTTGCACATAACCAGCTTCTCGCTCATGCCACGGTGGTCGATCTTTACAGGAAAAATTATTCG CATCAAGGAGGTAAGATTGGACCTGTGATGATAACTAGATGGTTTCTTCCATATAATGACACTGATCCAGACAGCATAGCTGCAACCGAGAGGATGAAAGAATTCTTCTTGGGATG GTTCATGGGCCCGCTAACAAATGGAACATACCCTCAAATCATGATAGACACTGTGGGTGATCGGCTTCCATCGTTCTCTCCGGAAGAATCCAACCTCGTAAAGGGTTCATATGATTTTCTTGGTCTCAACTATTATGTCACTCAGTATGCCCAACCAAGCCCTAATCCAGTTCATTGGGCTAATCACACTGCCATGATGGACGCAGGCGCAAAGCTCACAT ATATCAATGCAAGTAATCATTACATTGGTCCACTG TTCGAGGCAAACAGTGACGAAACCGAAAACTCCTATTACTACCCTAAAGGCATTTATTACGTAATGGACTACTTCAAAACCAAGTACTATAACCCGTTAATCTATGTCACTGAGAATG GAATCAGTACCCCCGGTAATGAAACGCGTGATGAGTCTATGTTCGATTACAAGCGCATCGAATATCTCTGCAGCCATCTCTGTTTTCTCAGTAAAGTCATCAA GGAGAAGCATGTCAACGTGAAAGGATACTTTGCGTGGTCTCTTGGAGATAATTATGAATTCGACAAAGGATTTACCGTCAGATTCGGACTCAGTTACATTGATTGGAATAATGTCACTGACAGAGACCTCAAACTTTCTGGAAAATGGTATCAGAAGTTCATAAGCCCTGCCATCAAGAACCCTCTGAAGAAAGATTTTCTCCGCTCCAGCCTCACCTTCGAGAAGAATAAGAAGTTCGCAGATGCATAA